The Juglans regia cultivar Chandler chromosome 16, Walnut 2.0, whole genome shotgun sequence nucleotide sequence GGTCCAAGATAGAACACGAGAGACCTGGCGAAGTGAAGAGCAAGGGAGCTAAACCCAGAAGTTCTGTACTTACCATAGAACTGAAGACTTCcatacattaaaacaaaaaattgaagaagtgAAAGGCAGCGACGAGCTCGGGAGAATAGTCATTTGAGACACCACTCCCCCGCAGCTCCCGGGTGATAGGACGCAAGATCAAGAATGCAAACACGAACAGAGTGAAAGCCCAAGGAGAAGAGGTTTGCCAAGAAGAGGGAAGAGGTCCCAAGAACCACAGGAACAACTCCCTAGAAGGAACGTAGACCAAGGAAACCCACCATTGGGCGAGATGCGTATGATCGCCGGAGGATATGATCGAAGCGGTCCCACTTCCTCTGGCAAAATAACCTCAAGTGCAACTTTCATCCACTATCTCCTTCAGTGATGACGACAGTAGGGGGATGACCTACCCACATGATGACGCGCTGGTTGTGAAGATGCTGATGGCAAATTATACAACCTGAAGAATACAAATTGATAATAGAAGTTCGACAGCCATCTTGTTCTGGGACAAGTTCATAAAGATGGGAATAAGCCTGGATCAATTGCGTCCAACATCAACCACCTTGAAGGGATTCACTGGGGAGGCAGTGCAACCCATTGGTTCTATCACCTTGATCGTATCAATAGGGACAGACCCCCACATCACCACCACCATGACGAACTTTCTTGTCGTGAGGATGCATTCAACATACAACGCCATCATCGGCCGGCCTACCCTGAACGCCCTGAAGGTGAGGGTATTAAAACTCGTGTTTACATAAGTAGAGCCCTAAGGGTGGTTGAAACTCGGTATCCAAAGATAGAAATGTTCGCCTTCATAGTTGTAACAGTCGCACACCGACTACCACCATACTTTCAAGTGCATCCCATAAAGATCATTACAGCAGCACCCTTGCAGAAAGTGTTACAATGACCAGACACCTCAGGCCAATTAGTCAAATGGTCGATCGAATTGAGCTAGTTCGACATTAGTTACATCCCTAGGACTGCATAAAGGGACAAATTCTGACTGATTTTATGGAAGAGTTCATGAACTTTTAGGAGGAGGTACCCGAGGCCCCTAACAGAAAATCATGGCAGGTATATGTTGACGGTTCATCTTATTGAACAGGGAGAGGGGTAGGCATGCAAATGATAATAGACGAGGGAGTTGCGGTGCACCATGCAATAAGATTAGactttaaaataacaaataacgAGGTTGAATATGAAGCGGTGCTCGCAGGACTTGCCGAGACCTCGAGAGGAAGGGAGCTTGAAATGAAGACAAATTCACAAGTCATAGTTGGCCAAGTAACAGGGGAATATTTGGCAAAAAGCGAGGAGTTAATAAGATACTTTCGAATTGAGTGCATCTCGTTGTCTGATAACTGGAAAGCTGACTGAGTAGCATAAGCGGCGTCAACAAAGAAGGTAGAAACCTTACCTTGGGAGATTACCACTCGGGCCATAGATGCATCGACTATAGGAGTTGAGGTTCCGAAGGTAGGTAAAGATACACCGAAGTGGGCTGGTGACATAGCTAGATACCTAGAGATCAGAAACCTCCCAAACAACTTAGAAGAAGCAATGAAGGTTAGGAATAATGTCACCCGTTTAACCAtgattgatagaatattatataaacaaGGGTTCTCGACACCACTCTTAAGGTGTATTTAGCAAGAAGAAGCCAATTTTGGTATGGAAAAGTACACGAAGGAATATGTGGAAACCATTCAGGAGGGAGAGCCCTCGCAACCAAGGTCATGAGATCAAGGTATTACAGGCCAAACACCCTCAAAGATGCCAGGGAGTTTGTCAAAAGATGCGTCCAGTGCCAGTTGTATGCACCAATCCCAAGCAGTCTACCCGAGGAGCTTAAGTCAATAACCACCCCTGGCCATTCACCTAGTAGGGTGTAGATCTAGTTGGCCCCATGCTGTCAAGTAAAGGAGGAACtaaattcatcatcatcaccatcgaTTACTTCACAAAATGGGCAAAAGCCGAGATAATGGCAGCAATAACAGCCCAAGGTGTTACAAAGTTTCTATGGAAGGCAATAATATGTCAATTCGGGATATCTTAGAGTATTATCTATGACAACAACAAAgaatttgattatgaatattatggGCGAACAAAACGATGGCAAAAACTTCAACTAACGAGACACTCTTTGCCCTGGCCTATGGAAGTGAAGCAATGATACCAGTCGAGGTCGGGTTACCAAGCCACAGGATGAAGAATTTCAGCATAGAGGCAAACAATAAGGCATTAAAGGAGAATTTAGACCGGTTAGAAAAGAGAAGGACGGATGCCTAAGCCAGGGTAGTAgcctataaaagaaaaacaaagcaatattttaattagagaGTCAAGCCGAGGTCCTTCAAGGTGGGCGACTTAGTCCTTAAAGAAATCGGGGTTACCACAGCAGAAGGAAAACTCAGACCACAATGGGAAGGGTCGTATGTCATGATCGCCAACCATCTCCTAGGAGCCTATCACCTTAAGGACACTAAAGGAACGAGCTGTCACACCCTTGGAACGCCGAGCACTTGAGAGAGTACTTTGTGTAATTCACACTATAATGGTTTCAGCACAATGAATAAACTTGTTTGTTttcgtatattttattttttctatttcgcTACACTTAGTAACCCAAGTTATGCAGTCGAGGCATCTTTTCGCTACACTTACTCGCCCAAGTTACGtagtcgaggcatcctcccgaTACACTTACTCGCCTAAGCTATGCGGTCGATGGGTCTTCCCGTTGCACTTAGTCACCCAAGTTATGCGGTCAAGGCACCCTCCCACTACACTTAATCGCCCAAGTTATGCAATTGAAGTATCCTCCCACTACACTTAGTAACCCAAGTTATGCAGTCGAGGCATCTTTTCGCTACACTTACTCGTCCAAGTTACGtagtcgaggcatcctcccgaTACACTTACTCGCCTAAGCTATGCGGTCGATGGGTCTTCCCGTTGCACTTAGTCACCCAAGTTATGCGGTCAAGGCACCCTCCCACTACACTTAATCGCCCAAGTTATGCAATTGAAGTATCCTCCCACTACACTTACTAACCGAAGTCACGCGATTAAGGCACCTTCCTGCTACACTTAGTCACCTAAGTTACGCAGTCAAGACATCCTCTCGCTACACTTACTTGTCTAAGTTAcgcggtcgaggcatcctctcACTACACTTAGTCACCTAAGTAGTTAAGTGGATGAAGGGATACTTGTCAAACGCAGAAAAATAGGGAATAACGTAAATGAAATAACAAAGTGCAACCAGTCAAGCAGAGTAACAATCTATGAACTCAAATtaacataaatgaaataaaatatcgtGTTCcgaaaaaacatgaaaacaccTTGTCCGAACGCTAAAAACATCTTGTCCCAATACATATATTCCATTGAATTcaaaaacattcaaaacataaacataaaagttAATATCATGAGCAGGGTGTTAGGAACGACGACTTGGAGGAAAAGCGTTTGACATTGTATCTTACCCAAGGGAGTAAAAAACATGGTAAGCGGAAGGACTAGCTTTAATCGACTTCCAGTCCAAAGTATGGAGGTCTATCTCAGGGTGGGTGAGTAGGAGCTCTCTCAGCTGCTTAATCCCAAGTTTGTACCCGAGACCCCAAGCTCGACGTCGAACAACGTAAGCGACTGTTAATTGAGGGAGAATACGGGCAACTTCATCCGAAGAGCGAGCTAGCTCAACATTTAGCTCGGTCATCTTCAACTCCATTTCTAATAGCTGCTTCTTATGTGACTCCAGAATCTCATTCAGCTGCAAATAACGGCCGTCAAGTTAAGCTCTCTCTTTGCCTCTTCCAGCTACTCTTTCGCCTTAACTTTCTTGCCCTCAACAATGCTCAGCCGGATGTTTGATTCCTGACGTCCCTCCTCAAAAGCAACCAGACAAGAGGCATAATAAACATTCTTCTGCTTAAGTTCCTCTACCTCTTTCTCCATCTGGCTTAGGCGCACGAGCAAGTCCTCTAGTTCTACTCCCCTAGCCTCTGCCTCATGGCGATACTACCTAACTTCTTCCTTGGAAATAGCTTACTCTGACTTGAGCATGTCAACCTGCTTACGCAGGGAGACAACTTGATCTTCAAGCTAGGATTCGAGCCTAGATAATCCATCGGCCATCTCCTCCTTCTCCGCCTGGGGGGCGAGAACAACTATGAGCACGGCCAATGAAAGAACGCATGGATTGATTTTCATCTTCTAAGTCTAAACAGTCATCAACCAAAGCGGCCACTGGACTATCCACACCCTAGGAACACAAACAGATCGGGAACAAAAGAATAAAGTCCATGAGAAAGAAGAATGGCGAAAGCAAAGAAAACTTACCGGATAGAGGATGCTTTGGAGATTACGAACCACAGCGTGAAAGTCCTCCTCCTGACAGGTGCTTGAGGGATGAAGAGGACCTTTCAGGATGAGAGCTAGATGATCCACGAAACCCAGAATGTCGAAAGGACATGTCGATGAAAGGCACGAAACCTCCTAAAGGCGGGGAGTCCTAAGCAGACAGAGGGCCAATGAGGGATCAGGAGTGTTGATCAAAGGAGTAGGTGCTTCTCCACCCGAGTAGATTCCCCCCCTCCCCCGGCGTCGATAGAAGCCAGATGAGTGAAAAGGACATCAACACCTTCCCTATCAAGTGACACCTAAGGAAACTCAGCAAAATGAGGGTCTATTGGGAAGGCCGAGGAAGGCATGCTACCTCCTGTTGAGGAAATGCTGAAAGGCAGAGAATGAATTGACACACCTTACCCCCACTCACATCGGCCCCCAAAGATCCAGTGCGAGAAAGAGTAGGAAAGGCAAAGGATACCGCGAGAGTGATCCCGCATGAAATGGTTGAGGCGACAAGAGAGCTCAATGCAGCAAGTGCGGCTCTTATCGACTGGCCCTCAGCCTTTTCAACTTGGAGAGACCCCTCAAAAGCATCAAAAGGACAAGGATAGGTGCTCAAAGTGGCATGGGGAGCTCCCAGGAAGTCAAGATCTAAGGTCGCAATAACCTCATTCTTGTCTAGGCTAGCATCATCCACTTAGGTGGCCAAACAAGGGGAAGTCGGTGGAGCAGCCTCGCGACCAGGCATCACGGCCGACTCGACCTCTAACACCAAGTCCAATTCAGCTTCAACCTATTTCATAATCCCATCCATGGAGTTGGCCATAGTAGCCTAAGGGTAGGCCAAATCCTTTCTACCACTTAGGGGAAGCGACGAGGGTCTACCCCTTGTGGAGCTCGACTCATCTAAAGGTCTCTTCGTAACACAAGCAAAGGATGTCCCCAAGCAAGCCTTTTTTGCTTTCTTGTCTTCCTGTCCTAACGAAGGCCCCCTTTTCGAACCACTGAGCAACGACGAAGCGCCTAGAAATTGATGGCCAAAAACATGTGTCCTGTTGGGCAAACTCACAAATTTGTCAATATTTGCACGTGTTAGTATAACATCTGACCAGGTGGACTTGTTATTCTCCTTTACCCAAGCCTGCACCAAGCGAATACTAGCCTCTTCGTGATCGAAAAGGATAATCTCAAAACCACGCTCATCTAGAACAGGACTCCATGAAGCCCTAACAGGAAACTCTCGGTTCGTCGCCTTGCCTGGAAGGAACTCCTAACCTTCACCATACACAGAAAAATTTTCTTTGCCATTCTTTAGCATGGGACTATTTGCATTCCAGTTGAACCAACTGATTATGAGCCTTGAAACTACAAAGGTTCTCATCCAAACGCCTGACGCCATGAAGAGAGAGTAATTCACGGGCAGTCACATCAGGGTACtcatcgcccgtgggctccaagACCTATCGCCAAAGAACGCAACAGGCCATCAAAATCCACCAAGCATTGGGCACAAGCTAGGCAGGGGCAAGACCCAGGAAGTCCAGCACGTTGTGCACAAGACGACAGAAGGGTAAACGAAGCCCCATCGAGACCATCGCCAAGTATAGGGCCACAAAAACACCCAAACCTCTTAGGCCAGCCCCACGACGCTATATTGGCAAGCCCAAAACTACGAAATCTAGGATCCCGTAGCAATCCCTCACATAATCCAGCTCGCGGAGGGTTATAACCGTCGCCCAACGATGACCTTCGAAAGCAAAACGATGGCCAGAGTCCGCCTCCTCAGCGCGGGGAGGAGGATCGTAGGGTCGAGAATACCTATCTCCACGAGAAGAGGAAGGGCAAGAGGATTTGAGAGAAGCCATCGACTTAGAAGAAGCAAAGAGGGCACTAAGGAAAatagaagttttgaaaagaaaaggaaagtgcCAAAAGAGTTGGAATAAGGGTCGATGGAGGGCTATGCGAAAGAAAAAAGTAACTTAATACAAAATGGCAAGAGACATGCCAACAACAAGAGGGAATACGAAGAGGCAAGAAAGTGGAACGACGCTCTAACATTAGTAATGCGAAAGGGTAGGAAGCCCAAAATGCGAAGCAACGTTGTCATTATAAGTCCCATCACGCTATGTGTGACGAGACTTTGCGAGGTAACTGGAAGGGGTTTAATCTCCTCATTTTCTTACGCATCCTCTGGACCACCTTTTGGGCCTAATCCCAAGTCTGGACCAACAGGCCTTGAGCTAATGACTCGGCCTACTAAGAAAATATGATGATAACTTCTCTAGGATTTCAAATAACCCATGACTAACAAACAGCTCCAAATATCAAAGATGACACCGAAAGGTAAGGGAAGTTCAAGTAGCTATCCCATCACttgaattcaaataaaatatcaagcaGTTACCACACCCAGAAAAGGGTCGTTGAAGGTTCTATTTATACCCACCTAGGTACGGTAATTAGATCATGGCACTTCTACTTTCACTGACTTAGGTATCAGAGACATTCCACTCCACGCCATGCCAAGCCACTTTTCTCTTTGATTGCAAGGAATCATGCAAGCAGCAaggtgaaacacgtccataacacTTGGTATCAACAGAACTGGGATTTTGAGTATGCTATTGGCACTCATTGTCGAATGTTGTCTCgacttattttaaattttcaagtaGGGTTGTAATCGAGTTGAGTTTGAGCAAACAATACCCAATCAATCTCGAGTcgattattaaaaattcaaactcgagctcgagtcaataattaaaataacttttcaaaatcTTGATCAGAATTCAAATCTGAATTCAGATTTTTCTATGCAAACACAActttaaaatgtttgaaattaCCAAATCTAAATTAATTCAAGTATTTGGACGATCATGTTGCAACTTGAACCACTAAAATAAAAGTGCCATGCATACAAGTTATGTAAATATCTTTCATGGTATACAGAAACACACATCCATACCTATATTTATAAGGATTTTCATACCCAGGTATAAGCATTAAAGCTAAATCTATCTCTTTGACAAGATgattgccttttattttttatttttaaatacatcAACTATACTGATTACAAggttacaaataaaaatagaaaataataaaaatgaaccaACCTTAAATAAGTTAggctcatttaataaattagtCAAAAGTTTTGCTCAAATTTGATTTGTTAATTAACTGGTACGGCAGATGTAGTGGTGGAAATAGTAGTGGAAGTAATGTTTATAACAACTGATATATTAATGGTTATGGTCTGTGTTAATTACAATTCCCTCACACACCTACCTTATGAAATAAATTTGGAGGCTGTAAAAAAATGAACCTAGACATCAGCAAATGAAACTCAGAGCAGCCAACAATACAATTTTTGAGGAACGCATCCCAAAACTCACTTAGATAAACTGCAGTTGTTAGCATCTGATTTGGTAATTGTCTCATATGGCACACCCAGCAAGTTCACTTGTTTGTTTACACTATCAATGGAAAACGATATAGATACAACCATTTTCATTCTACTTAAATGGAagacatttttgtaaaataattatactcttataactattttacaacttatTTGAACAAAAATGCACCCAAAAATTGTAAAAACGATTGTATTTGTATCATTACTCTCAAATATCAGTGCTTCCGTACTACTTGAGCTCATATGCATATAATCCTTTGGAGGAACTACTCAAAATGCTGCTTTAATTCCTGGATAGGGATAGATACCGAAGAACTCACATGGTTCATGGTGATTTAAAAATCAATGTTGTTTATTTTGTACCTTTTAAAGAATTCAAATAGAAACCGAAACAGAGATTATCATCCCTACACTTGTTGAAGATTTATGTGTCATGCCTGCAATAAGCTTTACCTGTGTTAGCCTACCatttatactctctctctcttgaaaaaCTTCTACCTGGACGGAAAGAAGCTCATGCAGTTCGGAGGACGTATATTGGCCAAAGCAAGGATTGATGAGGGAAGAATCCATAACCCATCTCCACATATCAAACCAGAAGCAGCTGCAGGAACCATCAAATTGGCCTTCTTGCCATTTAGCTTGTGCCAAGCAAACGCAATCAAACTCCCGACACACATATCAATGGCAAAGTAAGCACCAACAAGGAAAGGCACAGCCATAGCCATAGGAAGTGGAATCCATTTCCCAATACCCTTTGGGTTAAGATTTCTCAGCAAGTTGGCTGCTATGGCAAAGGCAAAAAACCCACAGCATATTTCCAGGCAGTGTTGGGGAAGAGCTGAGGAGCCTTCAACACCTAGAATTGCCATGTTGCGGTAGATGATGGCATAGGGGGCTTTGTATTCTCCATCTGGGTTCCCAACATCAAAAGCCTTgtagaaaagaaagaatgtGAAAGGAGCAACCACGCAGCCTATAGCTGTCCCAATACCTTGGCTTACAAGCATCAATCGAGGGGAAGTGAAAGTGAGATGGCCAGTCTTGAAATCATGCATCAAATCAGAAGAGATGGAAACTATGGATTTAATCAGACCACAGCCCACAAGCCCTGCAACCACGCCATTGTTTTTTCCACTCATGGCAGCAAGCACAAAAAGAGAAACTTTCCCATAGTTATAGGCCATGTTCATGTCAGTTAAACCCGCACCATAAGCATTGCAGAAGCTCAGAGAGGGTGCAAGAACATAAGCAACAACTACGTAATACCACTTCAACTCAGGGAACATGAGTGGAATCACAATGATGGAGACAATGGAGAAGAGTGTGTACCCTGTACATGCAACCCATGTGGGAATGCTCTCTCTTATGAAGACCTCATTTCGTCTCAGATCATCAAGAGGCTGATTCTGGTCATCCAAAGCTGCAGTAGTAAAAGAAAACTAAGTAAGGCAATAGTGGTAGAAGAATGAAAGGCTCGCCTAAATTGTAATAGCCCTGCAAGTGTTGTGAAACGGTATTAACTAACCACCAATTTCCGCATGCCAACCCCttaaataagtcaactaagtagaTTTATGAAGTTCTCCCATATTTTGGTAGGATGACTGCATCTTTTCAGTATTGCTAAACTATAAGTTTGAGAGGGTAAATTGGCTATGCAGATCGCAAGAGAGTAGAGAAACTTGGGAAACATCAGATAAGTGACCCCTTACATGTTTTAAGGTCTTTGTTCACTCTAGCATGGATGTTTCTGGTGGTGAAGTACAGTAtcttgagaaaattgaaaagcccatCTCCGAGGATcagagaaatagaaataaaaaccTGCAGCATAGATGAGGAGATGGTAAGACTGGATTTGTCCAAACTGAACATCACCGTAAAATATAATTCGCAATTCTGCTAAGAAAATGGCCTTAAGAGTCCAGACTTCAGACCTTGTAACCATTAAGACTCCTCATGCTGCCTTCCGATAAAGTTTCAGGGTACCAATCCCCTTTGAGCCCCCTTATCAGTGGCCACATCACCCCCCAAGAGAGCACCGCGCCAAGAAGCGAAGACAAGTTTACGAGATGGGAACAGATCATTCCTGCTCCAATATAAGTCATACTGAAATCAAAGTAAAACCTGCAAGTTTCATTAATCAATGATACAGTAAAGATCACTCCCAGATAAGGCTACAAAGAGCAGATCAAAGCTACAAACTACGCACGAATTGCTCTGAGCCAGCAATCCAAACACAGGAATCTGAGCAAATCCGCATTGCTCTCCACCTGAATAGAACCACTGCAAGAAAGCCCAAAGGAAACTAAGCGAGAAGCATTTCATGAACCTACGAACCTGCTCCCTGCAAATAGAATTCATATTTGTTTGAGTTGTTTCACTTTGAAAGTTTTGATTTAATTGAAAGAAGAATTATACAAACATGCGTACTTGGCCATCTTGTCTCCTTTAGAAGTATGGAAACCATTAATAAGAATAGCAGTAgcagttccactaggataagtTAATTTGTAGTCGACTATCATTATCtgtagaagaaaacaaaattgaattACCAAGCCAGTTCAAGTTCCACAAGAAAAGGCTCTCCAGGAAATGAAATTATCAGGAATGGAAATGACCAAATAGAATTACCGAGACTTGGAGGACATTAAACCCTTGCATAATTAACTATACTCCCAATACGAGGATCATTAGAATAACTGACAAAATCACATAAAGCAAACCTTTCTGAGAGGAACCAATGATAACAGCCCGACAAAGCTGCTTACAAAGAGGAAACCAGTCATCCAACCAATCCCAGGCTCCTTGGTGCTCCCTGGCGTATTCCCCTTTGTATCAAACCCTGCTTGTTCATATGTCTTTATGTTCAAACCCAACAGATAAGACCCAAAACCACCTGAAAACCCATAATCgagtaaattaaaaattatgaattgattgctgttaaaatatatgaatttaatcAAAGGAGAAACCTGTTTGATAGCAAACAACAAACATGATCAAAATCTCCAACCTCCAACAGCAATACTATAACATGCCACTGCACAAGTCTGAATGATAGTATTCTCCTGTCGAGTGAATGGAATTGATACAATTCCAGCCTTCTCAAGCAGTGCAGTCCATGCCCTGATGAAGATAAAGGTGAGGAAAGCAACTGAGGCATTAAGGTTGGGGACTAGCCCAGTTGTGAGGTTAAGCTTCATCACTATCACACTGTAAATGATTCCAATAGCTAAGCTAGCTAGAAGTCCCCGCAGTGTTATCTGACTCTTCCATGATGTAATTCTCTTCACTTCCTCTGGCACTTCTCGAATCTCTTCAATGACCTTTCTCTCAGAACTTTCAATGTCATTCAGTTCTTCCTCATTCATGTTCCTCATTTGATCGATCAGAACTTCCATATAAGTCCAAAACAATCAATCAACAAGAAATCTCAATTTCATAATTCCAACTTGATGAGAAAACGCCCAACATTATATTTCATACGTCGTAAAATCACATAAACATGAATGATTTTAccttagttttctttttattttcttcctttgatCAAGCAGAGAAAGTTAGAGCTCTAGAAAGCTTAGAAAGTCTCAAAACTCCTCTGCATTCTACAGAACCATATTAACAAGAATTCTCCACGAATAAAATGAGCCAAATGAGTTTTTTGTCACCTTCTTCAACGTATACCTTTAAAAACCTCCACTTGCCAAGAAATCAAAAACCGAGACAGGCATTGGTGGAGCTGATCGTTGAATCACAGGAAACCTCCAAAGAACAACATAATACACAAAGCCCAATTGGGTCTTCGATTTCAACCTCTGGAAATATTACCAGGTACCACACCAGAATGGTGAAAACCCCACGAATCCCCAAAAATGGGTATCTCAAATTCAGAATCCCATATATATTGCTGTCTTTAGTACCACTATAAAGCTAATACAAGAAGAGAGAGTAGAACGCCGCAAACCTTACCGTGAGAAGAACTTTGCATGTACGACATAGAAGTAGTCCAAGAGCCACGTGTATATACACTCATCAACCTTTCAACTGCAGCTCCATTGTATCGGAACGCACGTCCGGCTACAAAGGTAAAATCTTTCTGAGTTTCTGGTTGTGGGTGTGATCTAGACCCGGAATAAGGAACTTCTTGAACTCTTCCAAAGGTCAACAGTCGCACAAACACATTGAGAAAACGAGGAAAAATTTTCTGAAGCTGTCCGCTCGAAGTTGAGGGAAAAAGATCTTTATTTCTTTGTCattgttatttgaaaaattatatagataagTTTCGAATTTTTggacattatttaaaaatatataaatttattcttttattctcgtattttataaaatataaaatataaaatataaaaataaaagaataaaatcatctattttttaaatagcgTACAGAGTGTAAAgcttatatataacataattcttattattttgataCTAAAAATACGATGTGAAATtagttttacatattttttgtatgcacaatttgaaaatttaagaactaaTTCCATATCGATTAACCACCGAAActgaaagttttgattttttaagttttaatccGATTTGGTTTAGTTTTTCTGAATTTACggataaacaaaatcatattctaacaaaattttaacaGGTGATTGATCCATattcttcattttataattttttactaaaaagttataaaattaaaatatatattatatcaaaactcaaatgttatattaaaaattataagattaattcaagttatatcataatcaaatattatattaaaatttataagattaattttatgttatatcaaatattatattgatcttattttatgagattaatagacataaataataagattaaaatttcataatatattaactagcaattagaatataatatacatatatactataatataaaaaatcatatagaaaTTGTAACACCAACGCCTAACACCAAGTCTAAGCTAATCgcaagttttataaaaaatttataggttaatatttataaaaaaactcacTTAAAATTTAGCGGGAAATTTTGAATAGActacaaatccaaaattttattaCGGTGGAATCTAGATTTTTTAGCAAAAATTACGTTTAACGGTCAATATTTCTAAAACTTCAATTGAAATTTATTGGATGATTTTGGGCAAGCCCTTAGGCTATAATGTTAGGGTTAACCAGGAAAACTTTTTTCCAGCCCGAAAGTTCAAAGACTTTTAAGCCCATTAAGATTTAGTAGATTATTTTTGGGATAGTACtaatagattaatatattagGAAGCCCAAAGGATCAAAACTCATGAGAAGGCCCAGGCTTAAGCCAAAGGCCCAAATCTGACGCAACCCACGTACAAACCATGCACacccatttttctctttcactagtgttttttttttttagaactttGCTACACAATCTTTACCACActctatattctatattttttaaattttttaaatttttaata carries:
- the LOC109007549 gene encoding metal-nicotianamine transporter YSL3-like isoform X3 — its product is MRNMNEEELNDIESSERKVIEEIREVPEEVKRITSWKSQITLRGLLASLAIGIIYSVIVMKLNLTTGLVPNLNASVAFLTFIFIRAWTALLEKAGIVSIPFTRQENTIIQTCAVACYSIAVGGGFGSYLLGLNIKTYEQAGFDTKGNTPGSTKEPGIGWMTGFLFVSSFVGLLSLVPLRKIMIVDYKLTYPSGTATAILINGFHTSKGDKMAKEQVRRFMKCFSLSFLWAFLQWFYSGGEQCGFAQIPVFGLLAQSNSFYFDFSMTYIGAGMICSHLVNLSSLLGAVLSWGVMWPLIRGLKGDWYPETLSEGSMRSLNGYKVFISISLILGDGLFNFLKILYFTTRNIHARVNKDLKTSLDDQNQPLDDLRRNEVFIRESIPTWVACTGYTLFSIVSIIVIPLMFPELKWYYVVVAYVLAPSLSFCNAYGAGLTDMNMAYNYGKVSLFVLAAMSGKNNGVVAGLVGCGLIKSIVSISSDLMHDFKTGHLTFTSPRLMLVSQGIGTAIGCVVAPFTFFLFYKAFDVGNPDGEYKAPYAIIYRNMAILGVEGSSALPQHCLEICCGFFAFAIAANLLRNLNPKGIGKWIPLPMAMAVPFLVGAYFAIDMCVGSLIAFAWHKLNGKKANLMVPAAASGLICGDGLWILPSSILALANIRPPNCMSFFPSR